From the genome of Caldanaerobius fijiensis DSM 17918:
TTTGTGCCTGACGAAAACCCTGTAGGCTCATACAGGAGGAACTTCATGATACCCGAAAACTGGAAAGACAGACAGGTATTTCTGGTATTTGAAGGAGTAGACTCCGCTTTCATGGTATGGGTAAACGGCAAAATGGTGGGATACAGCAAGGGAAGCCATCTCCCTTCAGAGTTTAACATAACGCCTTTCATCCGCATCGGCGAAAACACCATAGCTGTCCAGGTATACCAGTGGTCTGACGGCAGTTACCTGGAGGACCAGGACAAATGGAGGCTCAGTGGTATATTCCGCGATGTATACCTTTTCGCTACACCTGATGTGCACATAAGGGACGTCCATATCAAGACCAAGCTGGATGAGCAGTACATAAACGCCGTACTGGATGTAAAGATAAACGTTAAAAACTATGCTAAAGAAAAATCCGATGGCTATCAGATAGTAGCGACTCTAGTGGACGATAGCAAAAATACCGTTTTTGAAAGAGCATATGATGAGGTTTTGTCTTTAAACGGCGATGAGGAAAAAGAGCTCAGGATGTCCTTTGATGTATCCAATCCTAAAAAGTGGACTGCAGAGACACCCAATCTATACACCCTTCTGGTGACGCTAAAAGACTCTACAGGCGCCATACAGGAAGTGGAGAGCTTCAACGTGGGATTCCGCCAAGTTGAGATAAAAGACGGCAAGCTCCTGGTAAACGGCACCCCTATAAAAATCAAAGGGGTAAACAGGCATGACACCCATCCGGACCTGGGTTACGCTGTGACCATAGAGTCCATGATCCAGGACATCACCCTCATGAAACAGCATAATATAAACGCTGTGAGGACATCCCATTACCCCAACGATCCCCGCTGGCTGGATTTGTGCGACAGATATGGGCTATATGTCATCGATGAAACAGATCTGGAAGCCCATGGATTTGCATTTACAGGCAATGTAAGCCAGTTGGCCTGCGACCCAGCATGGAAAGAAGCCTTTATAGACCGCGCTCGCCGGATGGTGCACAGGGACAAAAACCATCCATCGGTCATCATCTGGTCGCTGGGAAATGAATCAGGATACGGTCCCAACCACGACGCCATGGCAGAATGGATAAGGACGGTAGACACCACAAGGCCCATCCACTATGAAGGCGCTTTTGACTCACCAGTCATGGATATAGTAAGCGTCATGTATCCAAGGGTGGACTACCTTATAGAGCAGGGAGAAAAGATCAATGACCCTCGTCCCTTTTTCATGTGCGAATACGCTCACGCCATGGGCAACGGACCAGGTAACTTAAAGGAGTACTGGGATGCTATATACAAATACCCCAGGCTGCTGGGCGGATGCGTATGGGAATGGGTTGACCACGGGATTCGCCAGAAAACAGAATCAGGTGAAGAATGGTTTGCCTATGGCGGCGACTTTGGAGATAAGCCCAACGACGGGAATTTCTGTATCGACGGACTTATGTTCCCTGACAGAAGACCTTATCCCGGTGTCATAGAACTGAAAAAAGCCATAGAGCCTGTGCAGGTCTATCCCGTAGACCTATTAAAAGGCCAGGTGAAGATAGTAAACCGCTACAACTTTTTATCCCTTGAACACCTGGAAGCGAGCTGGGCTGTTATGTGCGACGGAGACGCCGTTCAACAGGGCACACTGCCAGTACTACATACACCCGCAGGGCAGGAAGAGCTGTTGACTATCCCTTACAGCTGCCCGACTCCAAAGCCAGGCGCCGAATACTGGCTAAATATAACCTTTGCATTAAGGGAGGCCACTATATGGGCGCCAAAGGGTCACATCGTAGCGTGGAGTCAATTCAAACTGCCACTGGAAGTACCAAAGATTCCGGTTATTAAAATATCGTCTATGCCCCCGCTTAAATGGAATGAAACCGACAGAGAACTGGCGATATCAGGAGAAGATTTCCGGCTGGTATTTGACAAATTCAGAGGGACGATAGCATCCCTTGAATACCAGGGCGTACCCATGGTAAGCAAAGGGCCTAAGATAAACATATGGAGGGCACCCACAGACAACGATGTCCATCAGGCAAGAGAGTGGATAAAAGCAGGTCTTGATAGATTGGTACCGCGAATAGAAGATATCGAGGTGCAAAGCCACAAGTCCCAGGCCATAAAGGTGCGCGTCCAATCCGTGCTCGGCCCATACAGCATAGCACCGGCATTTCGCTCTGTGGTGACGTACACCATCTACGGCACCGGCGATATAATAATAACTACAGACCTTTCGCCTTTAAAAGAATTGCCACATCTGCCGCGCATAGGTCTGCAGATGAGAATGCCAGGTCAGTTTGACCGATTTGCCTGGTACGGCCGTGGACCCCATGAGAACTATATAGACCGCAAAGAAAGCGCCCTTGTAGGGGTTTACGAAGGAACGGTAGAAGAGCAATACGTACCGTATATAAGGCCGCAGGAATACGGAAACAAGTCTGACGTCAGATGGGCATCGGTAACAGATATACGTGGATACGGATTGCTGGTAGTGGGCATGCCCACATTGAACGTCAGCGTACAGCAGTATTCCACAGAGGATCTGACCAGCGCCAATCACACCTATGAGCTTAAGCGCTTGGATGAGACTGTGCTAAACATGGATTATGAGCATGGAGGCCTGGGCAGCAATAGCTGCGGACCAGGACCATTGCCTCAGTATCAGTTACAGCCTGTGGATACCAGCTTTAGCGTGCGCATAAGGCCTTTCGCAAGGTCTATATGGACCCCTGCCAGGCTGAGCAAGTTGATGCCTGAGATACTGTAAAGCTAAAGCCAGCATCTCCTTCCTCAAAGAAAGCGTACCTGAACGGTTTTTATAACGCTCAGGTACGCTTTCTCGTTTTTCACTAGTCATTAAGCGAAATACTTATCCAAATCTTCAGGCTTCTCCATATCAAATATATCATCGGTTATCCTATCTAGCGTCTTGATATCCGATCCCAGCACTTTTTCTTCATATTTTTTCGGAAGCCCTTTAAACTTTTTATTGAGAAGCTTAAGTACTATTTCTGCCTTCCCTTTTTCCATGCCTTCTTTTATACCCTCTTTTATACCCTTTTCCATGCCTTCTTTGATTCCTTTCTCAATTATCATCTTATACGTTGATGATTCTTCAAGTCTCAACATCTTTTCCACCTCCTCGAAAATTTTCTTTATAACTTCCTGACTGTACACTATACCTGAAAGCAGTTCGGCTTTAAACAAAATGTCCTTCTTTTTATTTATGTTTACGGGCGCTTCCTTGATTAAATCGACACATATTCTAAGGTATTTTTCACCCTCTTCTATTCTTTTTTCTCTATCTATAACCGGTAGTAACGGATAAAGATCGAAATAATTCGTTTTTGCAATATCCAAAAATCTGATTTCTCCCGCATCTAATATTTTGTACGTATAGTCGAGCTTGTTATTGCCAACAGTATAGCTTAGCCCATTATCCATCTGGGCTTTGCTATTGCCTATATAAATTACAACCTGATACGGCAGCAGTTTGTGCTTTTCCATTATTTCTGCCGCATACCGCAGCATTCTATATGGCATCGTTGTATCATTTTCAGATTGAAATTCTATATGAATAGCAATTTCTTTCGTCTCTGTCTCATCTGTTTCGCATTTAAATATCATGTCACTGTTTCTGCGCTCCACCCTTGTAAACTCTATATTAAGTTCATCCAGTTTTTTGATTTTAAATCCCGTTAAATACGAGATTATATCGTCTGCCATGTCCGAAAACATATTTTTTACGGTCAAATCATACGTTTCAGGCATTTTATCCCCCTTCTTTCCATACCACACACCATAATTATACCATAAAACTGTGGATTTGCATGCCGCACACATAAAAATAAGAGGTAGATCTATATCTACCTCTTATTTTTATAAGATTGAGGGGAATATTAAATTTTTTATAAGGTTGAGGGAGAAATATCTGAGTTATGAGTTATCCTTTTGAAGCCATTGTTGTGTCTAAATTACAAGGTTTGAGGGGAAACCTGAATTAAACCATTGTTGTTCTGCTGTGTGCTGTTCTGTTGAGTGTCGTTTTGCTGGTTGTATCTTTCATGCCACTCACCGCCAAAGTGGCCTCTTCCCATCCTAAAGCCTTTGTGGAAACCTTGAGGTAACCCGTTTTGCTCTATATTTTTCTGCATATTGTCAATCCTGCTGGTAATGGCGCTTCCCTGATCTTTAGTGATTAAGCCGAAGCTGACAAACTTGTTAACCAGTTGTTTCTGCAATTCTGCCATCTTTTTGAAATAGTTGATTATCTCTGTTTTCTGCTGCTGGGTAAGTTTTGATGTATCAATGTCTTTTAAAACAAATCCAAAGCCATCCATGCCACCTATCATCAGCCCTCTACAATTAGCCAGGCCATTTTTCTCTATATTGTTTATCATATTATCGATTTTGTTTATTGCAGTATCGCCTTGATTTTTGGTTATCAAACCTTCAGAGACCAACTTGTTTACAAGATCCTTCTGCAGATTAGCCATTTCTTTATAAATAGCTATTAACTCAGTTTTTTGTTGCTGGGTGAGCTTCGACGTATCTATTTTGCCCAGGCCAAAATCACCTCGTCCAAAACCTTTCCTGCCCATTCCAAAAATGTAGGGCATGCCATTCTTATTGGCATTGTTAAGCATGTCGTCGATCTGCTTGATAGCAGCATCACCCTGTTCTTTGGTTATAACCCCATCGGCAACCATTTTGTTGATAAAATCCTTCTGAAGGTCGGCCATCTTTTTGTTGTAATCTGTGATATCGGCCTTTTGTTTGTCTGTAAGCTTTGACGGGTCTATTCCAAAGAAGCTCCTCACGCTTTTTGCTGCTGGCGTATTAGATGTGGCTGCAAAGACGGAAAATGGAATTGCCAGAGCTATTATGACCGCCAGCACAATCATAAATTTTCTCTTTCTCATACGAAAACCTCCTTTTTCTTTTATTTATCTTTCAATTATATTTTATCCGTTAATTTTGTACAAAATTTGTCGTATTTCTTAAGATTTTATGAACTTTCGCACACCATATTGGTGACATTTAAGGCAAGTGACTTTGTGAGAAACAGGCGTAGCACATACCCTCAAAGTCATTTTGTCGATGCTTTTGAACTTTTTGGAAAGTAATCTATTTGTAAATATTGCAAATTACTAAATTAAAGATGGTTTACACTGCTAATGGATAGAGGTATAATTAAGCATAAGCAATGTTATTGAGGTGACTTATAGTGGGAATGAAAACGGTTAAAGAAAATTATAATTTTCTTGTGCTGGGCGATTCCATTTCAAGAGGTATAATATACAGCGAAGAAAAAGGAAAATATGTCCCGATAAAAGAAAGTTATGTCGGTTTAATTCAAAATAAACTTAAAGGCACCGTAAATAATGTTGCGAAATTCGGAAATACTCTTTTAAGAGGCATGGAAAGATTACAAAAGGAGCTAATAAAAAATAAACCCGATGTTGTCTTCATCGAATTTGGAGGAAACGACTGCGATTTTAATTGGCAGGAGGTCGCTGAAAATCCAGATGCCGAACATGAGCCAAAAACAAATTTTGATGTTTTTAAAACACAGCTCAAAGTTTTGATAAGAAATCTAGAAAGCATGAATATAATCCCCGCTTTAATGACATTGCCTCCGCTTGATCCTGATAGATATTTTAAATGGATAAGCCATGGCAACGAGGAAATGGGCAAAAATATTTTAAAATGGCTTGGAAGCGTAAGCAAAATTTATTGGTGGCAAGAAAAATATAATTCGGCCATCCTAAATGTTGCCGAAGAGACCAAAACAAAATTGATAGATGTAAGGAGCGCCTTCCTGGACTATCCCGATTTCAGAAAGCTTATCTGCATTGATGGCATTCATCCTAATGAAAGTGGACATAAAGTGATAGCAAATAAAATATACGAATACATAAAGGTAAATTATCCGTATTTGCTCAAGGAAAATATAATCGAGTAGGAGGTAATAATTATTTTATTCGTCTCTTTTTTTCTGCTGCCTTGCAACAACTTTTATATATTGCATGAGTTATGTTTCCAAACATCTATGTATTTTGCTGTTATTATCATTTATATCTATATTACATTACTCCTTTTTTCTCTATTTTTCCTTATATCGATACATAAGGATGGGTTAGCCTTAATCAAGTATATTAAATAACTTGATTAAAAGATAAAAAGTTGAGGATAAACCATATCCTTAACTTATTTAAAATATCCAATTGGCTCTATATGAACCATACAATGCTTTATATTATCTATCTTTGATTCCAACTCATCATGAACTAATTCAGCAATATCATGGCCTTCCTTTACACTAATTTTATCATCAATATAAATTTCTAAGTCCACATATATTCTGTGACCGAAGATTCTTGTCTTTAAACTCTTTATTCCTCTAACCCCTTCTACACTATTAACGATATTCTTAATATTATCTATAGTTTCTTCATCAACAGCTTCATCAACCAATTCTTTTGTAGCCTTTAAATAAAAATCTACACCTACTTTTATAATAAAGAAACTTACAATCAAAGCAGCAAGTGGATCAAAAAATTTATAGCCCATTCTTGCAGCAAAAATACCAATAAATGTTCCTATAGATGAAAAAGCATCTGAGCGATGATGCCATGCGTCAGCCTCCATAGATAAACTTTTTATCTTTCTTGCAACTATAATTGTATACCAATACATCGCTTCCTTTACTATTATTGAAACCAATGCCGCTACTAAGGCAATTTTTCCTGGTGTTATTATCTCTCCAGATATTAATTTTTTAAACCCTTCAAATCCAATTAAAAAACCTGTAATTATAAGAACAACACTTATTATCTTAGCAAAAACAGGTTCAAATTTTTCATGCCCATAGGGGTGCTTATCATCTTCCTCCCTCGATGATATCTTTAATCCTAAAATTACTACAAATGTTGCTAAAATATCCGATAGTGTATGAACTCCATCTGCAATCATAGCACTACTTCTTCCTACAAATCCCGCAACAAGCTTAAAAATGCATAACGCTATGTTAATAAAAATTGTAATCCATGAGGTTTTTGTGCCAATTTTTACTCTATCCATTTTTTCACATCCTTCTCAAATGAAAATTCATTATATTAGTATTATATGCATTATTCTCTGATATTTCAACCCTTTTTTATAAGTAATTATTTTCAATTGATAATAAAACCCGCTGTCAATTTAGTTTCATATTCAAAATTTTATTCTTGATTCTTATGATGATATATAAAAATAGTGTCCTTACTCATAATAAAACCATGAATAAAGACGCTATTTAAATTAGAACAACTTTGCTAACATACTTCCAAGTAATACACCTAACACTCCTAAGACACCTGACAAAGTTGCTGGTGCAGGTAATGGGAGCCTAAGTTTTTTAAATGTAGCACCTAGTATAGCTCCTGCTAACATTGTTAATAAAATTGTCATCATGCTTTAAAACCTCCTATCTTATCAACAATGTCAACACCTAACCATGCACCAAATATATTCATAAAAGTCGATACGTTTGGCGGTGTACATTGGACTTCGTTTTGTCGTGTAAACTCGTCCAGCTTACAGGTGCTATCACCCCCCCTACAGCGCTTTTTCTAACTCTTCCCGCCTTAAAAAGGGTGCCAGATTGCTGATTAATTCGCAATTTATATATGTCTCTCCTAAATGTTCCAGCAATCTATCCAGCGTATCATGGCTTACAAAGGGCGCTAAACCTAAAATATGTTCAGGATCAATTTTCTCTAGGTAAATATCTTTTATAAGCCTGTCCAGTGTATCGCGCCTGACAAAAGGAGCCAATCCTACTATATCTTCAAGGCTAAATACATTACTGTTGAGATTATCTACTATTTTTTCCAGCATGCTGCTTTTTACTATAGGTGCTACATTAACTAACGCATCAGCTTTGAGTTCATCATTTTTTATCATTTCGGCTATTCTCTCTAGGTCACCATCCGCTAATTCTCTTACAACCAGGCCTTCTTCCTTTTCTTCAAGGTCTCCATGGTTATACCTCTCCCCTTTTAGAATTTCATCCACGGTAACATCAAATAACTGAGCGAGTTTAGGTAAAGTTCCGATGTCCGGCATAGAATCTCCTACTTCCCACTTTGAAACAGCCTGGTGACTAACATTTAGCGCGTCTGCCAGTTCAACCTGTGTCATATCCCTTTCTTTTCTCAGTTTTGATATAAATGCGCCTGCTTTTCTCATGTCTATCATGATCATAACCTCCTCTAGAATATGTTTGTGATTTAAGAATAGCTTAGCACTACATATTTAGCCCATCAAGCAACTGATGGTTGCACTGGCATCGCAATACATTTACATGTTAAGTACATCAAGCAACTGGTGGTTGCAAAGAAAACATGGCATGAAAAAATCCGGACCATTGGTCCGGATTTTTGTGGCTATTGTAAAAATCCCCGCAAAATCACATCTTCCGCTTCTTTTTCTGATAATCCCAAGGTTTCGAGTTTCATCAATTGCTCCTGGGCTATCTTGCCTATGGCAGCCTCATGGGTAAGCTGGGCCTCAGGATGTTCTGCTGATATAGCCGGCGAAGAACTTATCTTACCTCTATCCATTATAATAGAATCGCATTCCACATGGCCTTTTGCAGGCGCTTTGGCCACCACAACGGGACGAAATACCTGTTTTGAATCATCGCGGGCCACCGAGCGGGAAATAATCTTAGCGCTGCACCCTTCGCCTTCCAGCTCTATCAACATATCCGATATGGCTTCTTGACGCCCATGGGTCATAAGGCGTTCAACAATAGTAAGATTTGCACCCTTTGCAAGCTTCGCCTTTGTATCCCTTAAAGTACTGTCCACTCCTTTTATCTGGGTCAATTCCATCTCAACAACGGAATCTTCTTCCATTATGAGGATGGTTTTGGGATTTAAAACCCTTTCTCCTGTGCCTTCACCCCCACCATAATGTTTCTCAATATACCTCATGCGTGCACCTTTTCGTACAATTATCTCATGGATTCCGTCGTGCTGAGACCTTTCAGAACCGGGATTGTGTATACCACAACCTGCTACTACAACGACATCCGCTCCCTCTCCGATTTCTATGGTATTATATACCACATCCACAACGCCAGAAAGGGTGATGAGAACAGGGATATGGACAGCCTCGTTTTTGGTACCAGGAGCTACGATAATATCAATGCCCGGCTTATCCGTTTTAGGTATAACCTGAATATGGTCTGAAGACCTCCTCTCAACCGCCTGACCGTTTTTTCGTATATTAAAAGCACCTCTGGGGATTTTGTGTAAGTCTGCCACAGTCTTCAAAAGTTCACTGTCAATAGCATTTAAGTTCATTTTCATCACCTCCACAATCTTGTTGCCACCTGCACCTGAAATCATCCTGCAAAATATTTAGCATCTTATCTCTGCTACCTTTTTCCTTCACTTCACCATCAGCTATAAGGATTATCTCGTCGGCCAGAGAGAGCACCTTTTCATGGTGAGTTATCACGATAGTGATAACTCCTCCTCTGGAGTGATACTTGTTGATGAGATTGAGCAATTTTTCAAAGCTCCACAGATCAACCCCTGCCTCTGGCTCGTCGTAAATTATCACCTTAGACGGCCTTGAAAGGACAGTGGCCAGTTCTATCCTCTTCATCTCTCCACCTGAAAGGCTGTTGTCGCATTCTCTGTCCAGATAATCCTGGGGGCAAAGCCCCACCGCCCTCAAACGGGAATATACGCTACCAACATTCTCTTCTTTTTCACCGGCAGATATCTTCAGAAGATCTTTCACCTTTAAACCTTTGAATCGGGGAGGATTTTGAAAAGCATAGCTTATGCCAGCTCGTGCTCTCTGCGTTATGTCAAAATCAGTTATGTCAGTGTCATCCAGGTATATTTTCCCTGACGTATTCTTGTATATACCCATTATCACCTTGGCAAGAGATGTTTTGCCTCCTCCATTGGGGCCGGTGATGGCGTAAAATTTTCCGCTTTCTAATTCCAGGTTTATATTTTTAAGTATGGAGACATCTCCTGAACCATTAGAAACATCCAAACTTAAAGCCTCTATCTTTAACATGTGAGATCACTCCTTTAAATAGATTTAAATACATTTCTTCGTAATACCATTTTATCATGCATCTCAATCCTTTTCATTTTT
Proteins encoded in this window:
- a CDS encoding cation diffusion facilitator family transporter, with protein sequence MDRVKIGTKTSWITIFINIALCIFKLVAGFVGRSSAMIADGVHTLSDILATFVVILGLKISSREEDDKHPYGHEKFEPVFAKIISVVLIITGFLIGFEGFKKLISGEIITPGKIALVAALVSIIVKEAMYWYTIIVARKIKSLSMEADAWHHRSDAFSSIGTFIGIFAARMGYKFFDPLAALIVSFFIIKVGVDFYLKATKELVDEAVDEETIDNIKNIVNSVEGVRGIKSLKTRIFGHRIYVDLEIYIDDKISVKEGHDIAELVHDELESKIDNIKHCMVHIEPIGYFK
- a CDS encoding ATP-binding cassette domain-containing protein — its product is MLKIEALSLDVSNGSGDVSILKNINLELESGKFYAITGPNGGGKTSLAKVIMGIYKNTSGKIYLDDTDITDFDITQRARAGISYAFQNPPRFKGLKVKDLLKISAGEKEENVGSVYSRLRAVGLCPQDYLDRECDNSLSGGEMKRIELATVLSRPSKVIIYDEPEAGVDLWSFEKLLNLINKYHSRGGVITIVITHHEKVLSLADEIILIADGEVKEKGSRDKMLNILQDDFRCRWQQDCGGDENELKCY
- a CDS encoding helix-turn-helix domain-containing protein, which encodes MIDMRKAGAFISKLRKERDMTQVELADALNVSHQAVSKWEVGDSMPDIGTLPKLAQLFDVTVDEILKGERYNHGDLEEKEEGLVVRELADGDLERIAEMIKNDELKADALVNVAPIVKSSMLEKIVDNLNSNVFSLEDIVGLAPFVRRDTLDRLIKDIYLEKIDPEHILGLAPFVSHDTLDRLLEHLGETYINCELISNLAPFLRREELEKAL
- a CDS encoding YckD family protein, which gives rise to MRKRKFMIVLAVIIALAIPFSVFAATSNTPAAKSVRSFFGIDPSKLTDKQKADITDYNKKMADLQKDFINKMVADGVITKEQGDAAIKQIDDMLNNANKNGMPYIFGMGRKGFGRGDFGLGKIDTSKLTQQQKTELIAIYKEMANLQKDLVNKLVSEGLITKNQGDTAINKIDNMINNIEKNGLANCRGLMIGGMDGFGFVLKDIDTSKLTQQQKTEIINYFKKMAELQKQLVNKFVSFGLITKDQGSAITSRIDNMQKNIEQNGLPQGFHKGFRMGRGHFGGEWHERYNQQNDTQQNSTQQNNNGLIQVSPQTL
- a CDS encoding XapX domain-containing protein, yielding MMTILLTMLAGAILGATFKKLRLPLPAPATLSGVLGVLGVLLGSMLAKLF
- a CDS encoding DUF4351 domain-containing protein, with the translated sequence MPETYDLTVKNMFSDMADDIISYLTGFKIKKLDELNIEFTRVERRNSDMIFKCETDETETKEIAIHIEFQSENDTTMPYRMLRYAAEIMEKHKLLPYQVVIYIGNSKAQMDNGLSYTVGNNKLDYTYKILDAGEIRFLDIAKTNYFDLYPLLPVIDREKRIEEGEKYLRICVDLIKEAPVNINKKKDILFKAELLSGIVYSQEVIKKIFEEVEKMLRLEESSTYKMIIEKGIKEGMEKGIKEGIKEGMEKGKAEIVLKLLNKKFKGLPKKYEEKVLGSDIKTLDRITDDIFDMEKPEDLDKYFA
- a CDS encoding glycoside hydrolase family 2 TIM barrel-domain containing protein, which gives rise to MYDMRKPLPVWEDLSTLSINREPEHATLIPYADIESALESERGLSPYFRLLSGNWKFHYAPSPAETPEGFEQESYNVSEWDTIPVPSNWQMLGYGKPNYTNVAYPFPVDPPFVPDENPVGSYRRNFMIPENWKDRQVFLVFEGVDSAFMVWVNGKMVGYSKGSHLPSEFNITPFIRIGENTIAVQVYQWSDGSYLEDQDKWRLSGIFRDVYLFATPDVHIRDVHIKTKLDEQYINAVLDVKINVKNYAKEKSDGYQIVATLVDDSKNTVFERAYDEVLSLNGDEEKELRMSFDVSNPKKWTAETPNLYTLLVTLKDSTGAIQEVESFNVGFRQVEIKDGKLLVNGTPIKIKGVNRHDTHPDLGYAVTIESMIQDITLMKQHNINAVRTSHYPNDPRWLDLCDRYGLYVIDETDLEAHGFAFTGNVSQLACDPAWKEAFIDRARRMVHRDKNHPSVIIWSLGNESGYGPNHDAMAEWIRTVDTTRPIHYEGAFDSPVMDIVSVMYPRVDYLIEQGEKINDPRPFFMCEYAHAMGNGPGNLKEYWDAIYKYPRLLGGCVWEWVDHGIRQKTESGEEWFAYGGDFGDKPNDGNFCIDGLMFPDRRPYPGVIELKKAIEPVQVYPVDLLKGQVKIVNRYNFLSLEHLEASWAVMCDGDAVQQGTLPVLHTPAGQEELLTIPYSCPTPKPGAEYWLNITFALREATIWAPKGHIVAWSQFKLPLEVPKIPVIKISSMPPLKWNETDRELAISGEDFRLVFDKFRGTIASLEYQGVPMVSKGPKINIWRAPTDNDVHQAREWIKAGLDRLVPRIEDIEVQSHKSQAIKVRVQSVLGPYSIAPAFRSVVTYTIYGTGDIIITTDLSPLKELPHLPRIGLQMRMPGQFDRFAWYGRGPHENYIDRKESALVGVYEGTVEEQYVPYIRPQEYGNKSDVRWASVTDIRGYGLLVVGMPTLNVSVQQYSTEDLTSANHTYELKRLDETVLNMDYEHGGLGSNSCGPGPLPQYQLQPVDTSFSVRIRPFARSIWTPARLSKLMPEIL
- a CDS encoding SGNH/GDSL hydrolase family protein yields the protein MGMKTVKENYNFLVLGDSISRGIIYSEEKGKYVPIKESYVGLIQNKLKGTVNNVAKFGNTLLRGMERLQKELIKNKPDVVFIEFGGNDCDFNWQEVAENPDAEHEPKTNFDVFKTQLKVLIRNLESMNIIPALMTLPPLDPDRYFKWISHGNEEMGKNILKWLGSVSKIYWWQEKYNSAILNVAEETKTKLIDVRSAFLDYPDFRKLICIDGIHPNESGHKVIANKIYEYIKVNYPYLLKENIIE
- a CDS encoding SufB/SufD family protein; translation: MNLNAIDSELLKTVADLHKIPRGAFNIRKNGQAVERRSSDHIQVIPKTDKPGIDIIVAPGTKNEAVHIPVLITLSGVVDVVYNTIEIGEGADVVVVAGCGIHNPGSERSQHDGIHEIIVRKGARMRYIEKHYGGGEGTGERVLNPKTILIMEEDSVVEMELTQIKGVDSTLRDTKAKLAKGANLTIVERLMTHGRQEAISDMLIELEGEGCSAKIISRSVARDDSKQVFRPVVVAKAPAKGHVECDSIIMDRGKISSSPAISAEHPEAQLTHEAAIGKIAQEQLMKLETLGLSEKEAEDVILRGFLQ